In Salarias fasciatus chromosome 20, fSalaFa1.1, whole genome shotgun sequence, a single window of DNA contains:
- the hnf4a gene encoding hepatocyte nuclear factor 4-alpha, translating into MDMADYSEALDPAYTTLEFENMQVLPLGTDSSPAESANMNAASHLAVGSLCAICGDRATGKHYGASSCDGCKGFFRRSVRKNHMYSCRFNRQCIVDKDKRNQCRYCRLKKCFRAGMKKEAVQNERDRISTRRSSYEDSSLPSINALIQADVLSRQITSPAPILNGDIRTKKIAAITDVCESMKQQLLVLVEWAKYIPAFCDLPLDDQVALLRAHAGEHLLLGVAKRSMLYKDILLLGNDHIIPRNSPELEVGRVAVRILDELVLPFQELQIDDNEYACLKAIVFFDPDAKGLSDPGKIKRMRYQVQVSLEDYINDRQYDSRGRFGELLLLLPTLQSITWQMIEQIQFVKLFGMAKIDNLLQEMLLGGSANEAPHAPHSLHPHLVQEHLSGNVIVTSNMPTPIHNGQISTPETPIPSPPTASSSSEHYKMAQGVIATVPKQPTSIPQPTITKQEAI; encoded by the exons ATGGACATGGCAGACTACAGCGAGGCTCTGGACCCAGCCTACACCACGCTGGAGTTCGAAAACATGCAGGTGCTCCCGTTGGGCACAG ATTCATCGCCGGCTGAAAGTGCTAACATGAACGCTGCGAGTCACCTGGCGGTAGGCAGCTTATGCGCCATATGTGGGGACAGAGCGACCGGCAAACACTACGGGGCGTCTAGCTGTGACGGCTGCAAGGGCTTCTTCAGACGCAGCGTTCGCAAAAACCACATGTATTCCTGCAG GTTCAACAGGCAATGCATTGTGGACAAAGACAAGCGGAATCAATGCAGATACTGCAGACTGAAGAAATGCTTCAGAGCTGGCATGAAGAAAGAAG ccGTGCAGAACGAAAGAGACAGAATCAGCACCAGGAGATCCAGCTATGAAGACAGCAGTTTACCGTCCATCAATGCACTCATCCAAGCAGACGTACTGTCACGACAG ATCACGTCCCCCGCGCCCATACTGAACGGCGACATAAGAACCAAAAAGATCGCCGCCATCACAGACGTGTGTGAGtccatgaagcagcagctgctggtgttaGTGGAGTGGGCCAAGTATATCCCGGCCTTCTGTGACCTGCCCCTCGATGACCAG GTGGCGCTGCTGCGAGCTCACGCAGGAGAACATCTTCTCCTTGGTGTTGCAAAGAGGTCCATGCTATACAAAGACATCCTCTTATTAG GAAACGACCACATCATCCCCAGAAACAGTCCAGAGCTGGAGGTAGGAAGAGTGGCAGTGAGGATTCTTGATGAGCTGGTGCTACCTTTCCAGGAGCTTCAGATAGACGACAATGAATATGCATGCCTAAAGGCCATAGTGTTCTTCGACCCAG ACGCCAAAGGTCTCAGTGACCCCGGAAAAATCAAGCGCATGCGATATCAGGTCCAGGTCAGCCTGGAGGACTACATCAACGACAGGCAGTACGACTCCCGGGGTCGCTTCGGCGAGCTGCTCTTGCTGCTGCCGACGCTACAGAGCATCACCTGGCAAATGATCGAACAGATCCAGTTTGTCAAACTGTTCGGAATGGCCAAGATCGACAATCTGCTCCAAGAAATGCTTCTAGGAG GCTCTGCTAATGAAGCTCCACATGCGCCCCACTCTCTGCACCCCCACCTGGTTCAGGAGCACCTCAGCGGCAACGTCATCGTGACCAGCAACATGCCGACGCCGATCCATAACGGTCAAATCT CCACTCCTGAAACCCCCATACCATCTCCACCTACTGCCTCCTCCAGTTCAGAACATTACAAAATGGCTCAGGGGGTCATAGCCACTGTGCCCAAGCAGCCAACCTCCATCCCTCAGCCGACCATTACAAAGCAAGAAGCTATCTAA